CTAACCGCTTGATCGGAGTGGATGAAGCCGGGCGCGGGGCTCTGGCCGGACCTGTGGTCGTGGCGGCGGTCAGATTGGATTACGGAGTTCGAATCGAAGGGATCAATGACAGCAAGAAACTCTCACCCGCCAGAAGGGAACGGATGTTTGCGGAGATAATCAACTCAGGGGCCGCCTGGCACATCGTGGAAATCGACGCCGCTTTCATCGATCGCCACAACATCCTGCAGGCCACTCTCAAAGGGATGTATGAAGCGGTCTCGGCCATCTGCGGGCCGAATGACCTCTGCCTCATCGACGGCAATCAGTTTCCCCCGGGACTGGCCTGCCCCCAAAGCTGCGTGATCGGCGGAGATGGCCTCCACGCCTGCATCGCGGCCGCGTCGATCCTGGCCAAGGTCCACCGGGACAGGCTTATGGCCGCTTCAGACTGCCACTATCCCCTCTATGGATTTGCCCGCCACAAGGGCTATGGCACGGCAGAGCACCTCAAAGCCCTGGCGGAATACGGCCCCTGCGCCATCCACCGCAAGAGCTTCTCCCCCATCTCCGACTTGCTGTAACCGGATCAAGCCCCTCCATTCCCAAACCCCGGATCTTTCTTATCATCCTTTTTTTCTGACCGGACACCTCCAGCCTGTATCCCGCCGGATTCGCGCCCGCCTGGCGGTTATCCGGCGGGATACGCACAGGAAATCAACGTTTCTGATCTCCGGGCGAAAAAGCTGGATTCAGGTAGGGAAAATGCAACACACTCGGAGCAGCATATTGTTCTTGACTTATTCCGGCAGTTCCGATATTATGAAAAAAACCATAAGAACCCATGTTCGCAAGGAGTTGCCTATCGGACCAAGCGCCGGACCAAGCTTGATTTGAGATCAATATAAAAGATAAAGGAGCACCTTTATGGAAAAACTCATGCTTCTGGGCGATGAAGCCTTGGCGCAGGGAGCCTTGGATGCCGGTATCTCTGGATTTTACGGTTATCCGGGAACCCCCTCCACGGAGATCATCGAATATGTCCAGCACAGCAAGCAAGCTGAAAGGGACGAGGTCCACCGGACCTGGTCTTCCAACGAAAAAACCGCGATGGAAACGGCGATCGGGATGAGCTATGCCGGCAAGCGGGCCCTCGTGACAATGAAACACGTTGGCCTGAACGTTGCCGCCGATCCTTTCATGAACTCGGCCTTCACGGGCGCCAACGGCGGCTTGATCGTCGTGGTGGCGGACGATCCGGGCATGCATTCCTCGCAGAACGAGCAGGATTCCCGCTTCTACGGCAAGTTCGCCATGATCCCGGTTTTGGAGCCCTCCAACCAGCAGGAATGCTACGACATGGCTTTTTACGGCTTTGAACTTTCCGAGCGCTACCACGTGCCGGTGCTGCTGCGCCTCACGACCCGCCTGTCCCATTCGCGCTCGGGGGTGCAAACCCGGAATCCCTTGCGGCAAAACGAGATGAAGAAGCCCGATGATCCTTACCAGTTCATGCTGCTGCCGTCTTTCGCGCGCAAGAAATACAAGCATCTGATCGAGTTGCAAGATACTTTTATTCGGGAATCGATGGAATCGCCTTTCAATTCCTTCAATCTCGAGGCAAGCGACCATTCCCGGGGAATCGTGACCACCGGCCTGGCCTATAACTACCTTCGCGAGGTCTATCAAGGACAGCCGATCCCCCATCCGGTGGTCAAGATCAGCCAGTATCCGCTTCCCATCGAGGCCCTGACCCGCTTGTACGATAGCTGCGACAGCCTCGTAGTTCTGGAGGAAGGTATGCCGATCGTGGAAGACATGCTTAAAGGCCTGGCCTGGAAAGGCACGAAACCGATCAGGGGCAGGCTGGACGGAACCATTCCCCGCGACGGCGAGCTAAATCCGAACAAGGTCGCCCAGGCTTTGGGCCTGCCGGACACCGTGGGAAAAAACATTCCTGAGATCGTCAATCCCCGGCCCCCGGCCCTTTGCTTGGGCTGCCCCCACGCGGACAGCTATCTGGCCCTCAACGAAGCTTTGCAGGAATATGGCAAAGGCCACGTGTTCAGCGACATCGGCTGCTACACCCTGGGCTTCATGCCGCCCTACAACGCGATCAATTCCTGCGTGGACATGGGCGCCAGCATCACCATGGCCAAAGGCGCTTCCGACGCTGGATTGTTCCCGGCAGTGGCAGTGATCGGCGATTCCACCTTCTCCCATTCTGGGATGACCGGACTGCTGGATTGCGTGTTTGAAAACTCCAACGTGGTGATCGTGATCCTGGACAATTCCACCACCGCCATGACCGGCGGCCAGGAATATACGGGCTTCGGCAAGCTGGAGGAGATCTGCGTCGGGCTGGGTGTGAAAAGGGAACACATCCGCGTGTTCAAACCCCTGAAAGTGAATTGGGAGGAAATGGTCACCGCCTACAAGGAAGAACTCGCCTACAACGGGGTTTCGGTGATCATACCGCGCCGGGAATGCGTGCAGACCATGAAGAAAAAATTCAAAGTGGAGACGCCGTCATGAAAAAAGACATAATCCTTGCCGGAGTCGGCGGCCAGGGCATCCTGACCATCGCCACGATCATCGGGACCGCGGCCCTGAAACGCGGCTGGCATCTCAAACAAGCTGAAGTGCACGGCATGAGCCAGCGCGGAGGCGATGTCCAATCCCACCTGCGCCTGTCAGATCAACCCATCTGGAGCGACCTGATCCCCTTGGGCAGCGCAGACATGATCCTATCCGTGGAGCCGATGGAAGCTTTGCGCTATCTGCCCTACCTTTCTCCCGATGGCTGGATCATAGCCAACAAGACCCCCTTCAAAAACATCGCGGTCTATCCCGATGAAGAAGGGATCTACGCGGAGATCAGGAATCATCCCAAACATGTGCTGATCGACGCCGACACGATCGCCAAGGAAGTGAAAGCCAATCGCGCCATGAACATCGTGATGCTCGGCGCGGCGATCAAGCACCTGGGCTTTTCGCCTGAAGAGATCAAAGACGCCATCACGAGCATATTCAGCCGCAAGGGTGAGCAGATCGTGGAAGCGAACCTGCGGGCCCTGGATGCCGGCCTGAGCGCCTAATAATAGATCGCGGGAGCGCTTTAGCCAGCGCTCCCAGCCTTTTTCAACCCAGAGAGGTTTGCCATGAGCAAGAGGAAAAAGCTTCTTCGGAGCAGGATTTTGGGCTCCGCTTGGCCATTGCTGATCGCCCTCGCGTGCGGTCAGGCCTTGGCCACCAACCTGCCGGAGCGCTATGACATAATCGAGGATTTCGAGAGCGGCAGCGTGACCCTCCTTTCCTGGCTGGATGAGGACGTCAACCCCAGCGCATGGCAACTGACGACTGTCGATACCCACGAAAACAGCGCCTATTCACTTGTGCTGACCGGCAACACCTGGAAACAGCAGATGATCACCCCCGTTAGCGTTGATTCCTCCGCCGTTTTCCAGGTCGCCGCCAAAACCACCAGCGGCGCAAGGTATCAGGGCATCGGATTCTGCGACGGGACAAACGTGCTCTTCTACTCGTTTTCCGGCTCTGTGGTGATGGATATCGAAGAATGGGTGCCCGTCTATCAGGGCGCGTTTTCGCACGGAGTCTGGAACACCTACCAGATCCCCATCGCCGACGATTGGTATTCCTTTTTCGACTATCTGCCCGTGATCAGCTCCCTGGTCTATGTGAACGACCTGGATGGAGTCAGCAACCGGAGTTTCTGGATCGACACCATTTTGGACATCAGCTCAGACATCGGGACTCCGCCAACGGTTACTGTATCGCATCAGATCACATTCCAAACCGGAATCCATCAAGGTTCCAGGGACGTGGGGGTCCAGTTCAGCTCGGTGGTCACCGATCCAGACAGCGGGACTTTCACTTACCGGTGGGATTTCGGAGACGGCCAAATGAGCACCGAAGCCAACCCCTATCACGTATATACCGTGCTGGACGACCATCCCTACCGCGCGACCCTGAAAGTGACCGACGACACGGGAAAGTGGGGTTTGGCCTCCTGCCTGGTGAACGTGGATCCTGGAAACAGCAGCCTGCCCCTGAAGATGAATTTTGTGGGCGACATTATGCTCGCCCGGCGCTATGAGCAGGCCGGAGGGATAATCCCCACCCTGGGCGTGAACGCCATTTTCGCCCCAACCCTGGACATTTTGGGCAACGCGGCCGACATCACGGTCGCCAACCTCGAGGTCGTGCTTTCCAATGTGGGAACGCCGCATCCCACCAAAAGCGTCGTCTATCGGGGAAATCCGGCCAATGTGAACGGCCTCGTCTACGCCGGCATCGACAAGGTCTCAACCGCCA
The sequence above is drawn from the Candidatus Syntrophosphaera sp. genome and encodes:
- a CDS encoding ribonuclease HII, producing the protein MHLSNRLIGVDEAGRGALAGPVVVAAVRLDYGVRIEGINDSKKLSPARRERMFAEIINSGAAWHIVEIDAAFIDRHNILQATLKGMYEAVSAICGPNDLCLIDGNQFPPGLACPQSCVIGGDGLHACIAAASILAKVHRDRLMAASDCHYPLYGFARHKGYGTAEHLKALAEYGPCAIHRKSFSPISDLL
- a CDS encoding indolepyruvate oxidoreductase subunit beta → MKKDIILAGVGGQGILTIATIIGTAALKRGWHLKQAEVHGMSQRGGDVQSHLRLSDQPIWSDLIPLGSADMILSVEPMEALRYLPYLSPDGWIIANKTPFKNIAVYPDEEGIYAEIRNHPKHVLIDADTIAKEVKANRAMNIVMLGAAIKHLGFSPEEIKDAITSIFSRKGEQIVEANLRALDAGLSA
- a CDS encoding indolepyruvate ferredoxin oxidoreductase is translated as MEKLMLLGDEALAQGALDAGISGFYGYPGTPSTEIIEYVQHSKQAERDEVHRTWSSNEKTAMETAIGMSYAGKRALVTMKHVGLNVAADPFMNSAFTGANGGLIVVVADDPGMHSSQNEQDSRFYGKFAMIPVLEPSNQQECYDMAFYGFELSERYHVPVLLRLTTRLSHSRSGVQTRNPLRQNEMKKPDDPYQFMLLPSFARKKYKHLIELQDTFIRESMESPFNSFNLEASDHSRGIVTTGLAYNYLREVYQGQPIPHPVVKISQYPLPIEALTRLYDSCDSLVVLEEGMPIVEDMLKGLAWKGTKPIRGRLDGTIPRDGELNPNKVAQALGLPDTVGKNIPEIVNPRPPALCLGCPHADSYLALNEALQEYGKGHVFSDIGCYTLGFMPPYNAINSCVDMGASITMAKGASDAGLFPAVAVIGDSTFSHSGMTGLLDCVFENSNVVIVILDNSTTAMTGGQEYTGFGKLEEICVGLGVKREHIRVFKPLKVNWEEMVTAYKEELAYNGVSVIIPRRECVQTMKKKFKVETPS